A region of Myxococcaceae bacterium JPH2 DNA encodes the following proteins:
- a CDS encoding alpha/beta hydrolase, producing the protein MAWAAFGLAAGCAPRGLVGGKPSTGAPLDAAAFRAERRYANTRFGRIAYVERGQGPAALFLHGFPLNSFQWRGAIERLSPYRRCVAPDSMGLGYTEVAPGQSVAPDAQVDMLVTLLDQLGIDTVDLIANDSGGAVAQLFVTKHPKRVRTMLLTNCDVENDSPPPAVIPVIEMAKADTFVSSWLGPWRADKNLARSEQGLGGMTFTYPQQLADETVEYYLAPLVSTPEGRARVNAYAMGLSPNPLAGIEAKLRMCAVPTRIVWGTGDSLFSQASPDYLDKTLPQSRGVRRVPGAKLFFPEEFPDVIAEEARRLWGVD; encoded by the coding sequence ATGGCGTGGGCGGCCTTCGGGCTCGCGGCGGGGTGCGCGCCTCGCGGACTGGTGGGCGGGAAGCCCTCGACGGGGGCGCCGCTGGATGCGGCCGCGTTCCGCGCGGAGCGGCGCTATGCGAACACGCGGTTCGGGCGCATCGCGTACGTGGAGCGAGGCCAGGGGCCCGCCGCGCTGTTCCTGCACGGGTTCCCGCTGAACAGCTTCCAGTGGCGCGGGGCCATCGAGCGGCTGTCGCCGTATCGCCGCTGCGTGGCGCCGGACTCCATGGGCCTGGGCTACACGGAGGTCGCGCCGGGGCAGAGCGTGGCGCCGGACGCGCAGGTGGACATGCTGGTGACGCTGTTGGATCAGCTCGGCATCGACACCGTGGACCTCATCGCCAATGACAGCGGTGGTGCCGTGGCGCAGCTCTTCGTCACGAAGCATCCGAAGCGCGTGCGGACGATGCTCTTGACCAACTGCGACGTGGAGAACGACAGCCCGCCACCGGCCGTGATTCCCGTCATCGAGATGGCCAAGGCCGACACGTTCGTGAGCTCGTGGCTGGGCCCGTGGCGCGCGGACAAGAACCTGGCGCGTTCGGAGCAGGGCCTGGGCGGGATGACGTTCACGTATCCGCAGCAGCTCGCGGACGAGACCGTGGAGTACTACCTGGCGCCGCTGGTGAGCACGCCCGAGGGCCGGGCGCGGGTGAACGCCTACGCGATGGGCCTGTCGCCCAACCCGTTGGCCGGCATCGAGGCGAAGCTCCGCATGTGCGCGGTCCCGACACGGATAGTCTGGGGGACGGGTGACTCCCTCTTCTCGCAGGCGAGCCCGGACTACTTGGACAAGACGCTGCCCCAGTCGCGCGGCGTGCGGCGGGTGCCAGGCGCCAAGCTGTTCTTCCCCGAGGAGTTTCCGGACGTTATCGCCGAGGAAGCGCGCCGGCTGTGGGGCGTGGACTGA
- a CDS encoding quinone oxidoreductase, with protein MKAIRYHEVGGPEVLRWEDIPEPVPEAGEVLIQVHAAGVNFADTERRRGLYDAQVPLPRILGSEAAGVVHRVGPGVDPAWVGRRVVALTTAAYAEFTRAPVGELVALPDSVSFEQAAGLLVQGLTAYHVVHTMGRLEAGQSVLIHAAAGGVGLLAVQLAKRAGARVIGTVSGDEKERLARELGADEVVRYDREEVAPRVLALTHGKGVNVVLDSVGASTWSASMESLAPFGHLVSFGNASGSPPPVSVESLYAKSLQVSAYWLRTPEAPESRRRAREALLSAMEAGELRVVVGLSLPLSQAVEAHRRLEGRGTVGKVVLRVR; from the coding sequence ATGAAAGCGATTCGCTATCACGAGGTGGGAGGTCCCGAGGTGCTCCGCTGGGAGGACATCCCGGAGCCCGTCCCCGAGGCTGGAGAGGTGCTCATCCAGGTACACGCCGCGGGCGTGAACTTCGCGGACACCGAGCGCCGGCGCGGGCTCTATGACGCGCAGGTGCCGTTGCCGCGCATCCTCGGAAGCGAAGCCGCGGGCGTGGTGCACCGGGTGGGACCCGGCGTGGACCCGGCCTGGGTGGGGCGCCGAGTCGTGGCGCTGACCACGGCGGCCTATGCCGAGTTCACCCGCGCGCCCGTGGGAGAGCTGGTCGCATTGCCGGACTCGGTCTCCTTCGAGCAGGCGGCGGGCCTGCTGGTCCAGGGGCTCACGGCCTATCACGTGGTGCACACCATGGGACGCCTGGAGGCGGGCCAGTCCGTGCTCATCCATGCGGCGGCCGGCGGCGTGGGTCTGTTGGCGGTGCAGCTCGCGAAGCGGGCGGGGGCTCGCGTCATCGGCACGGTGTCGGGGGATGAGAAGGAGCGCCTCGCGCGCGAGCTCGGCGCGGACGAGGTGGTCCGGTACGACCGGGAGGAGGTGGCGCCACGTGTCCTGGCGCTGACTCACGGGAAGGGCGTGAACGTGGTGCTGGACTCCGTGGGCGCGAGCACCTGGAGCGCCAGCATGGAGTCCCTGGCTCCCTTCGGACATTTGGTGAGCTTCGGCAACGCGAGCGGCTCGCCGCCTCCGGTCTCTGTCGAGTCGCTCTACGCGAAGTCGCTCCAGGTGAGCGCCTACTGGCTGCGCACGCCCGAAGCACCCGAGTCACGGCGCCGCGCCCGGGAGGCCTTGTTGTCCGCGATGGAGGCAGGCGAGCTGCGCGTCGTGGTGGGGCTGTCCCTTCCGCTGTCCCAGGCGGTGGAGGCGCATCGGCGGCTCGAAGGGCGGGGCACGGTGGGCAAGGTGGTGCTGCGCGTGCGCTGA
- a CDS encoding MBL fold metallo-hydrolase, with the protein MTWRKRLGWSVGGLLGVLVLLVGVLAAQAWTALGSSATGARRERMERSPEWRDGHFTNPQPLINDAWGSVAGMFHPSPDVSPSTPPSTVMGNPERFATPPASGLRVTWFGHSSVLLELDGHRVLMDPMWSERASPLDWVGPRRWFPPLVPLAALPAIDAVLISHDHYDHLDRGTLVAMKDWDTRFIVPLGVGAHLSSWGIPESRIVEMDWWQSVPVGGLEVVATPARHASGRKGFDKDATLWAGYAVRGPTHRAYYSGDTGLFPAMKAIGEKLGPFDVTMIEVGQYHQAWPDWHIGPEQAVRAHQLVQGRVFLPVHWGLLGLAAHGWTEPIERALAAADKAGVTAIAPRPGQSVEPGSPPPLERWWPSLPWRTGEQDPIVSSQME; encoded by the coding sequence ATGACGTGGCGCAAGCGGCTGGGTTGGAGCGTGGGCGGTCTGCTCGGGGTGTTGGTCCTCTTGGTCGGGGTCCTCGCCGCGCAGGCGTGGACGGCGCTGGGGAGCAGCGCCACGGGCGCGCGGCGTGAGCGGATGGAGCGCTCCCCCGAGTGGCGCGACGGCCACTTCACCAACCCGCAGCCGCTCATCAACGACGCGTGGGGTTCGGTGGCGGGCATGTTCCATCCCAGCCCGGACGTGAGCCCCTCCACGCCACCGTCGACCGTGATGGGCAACCCCGAGCGCTTCGCCACGCCGCCCGCGTCCGGACTGCGGGTCACCTGGTTCGGGCACTCGTCCGTCTTGCTGGAGCTGGATGGTCACCGCGTCCTGATGGATCCGATGTGGAGCGAGCGGGCGTCACCGCTGGATTGGGTGGGCCCTCGACGCTGGTTCCCGCCGCTGGTGCCGCTGGCCGCGCTGCCCGCCATCGACGCGGTCCTCATCTCCCATGACCACTACGACCACCTCGACCGGGGCACGCTGGTGGCGATGAAGGACTGGGACACGCGCTTCATCGTGCCGCTGGGCGTGGGCGCGCACCTGTCGTCCTGGGGCATCCCCGAGTCGCGCATCGTCGAGATGGACTGGTGGCAGTCCGTGCCGGTGGGCGGCCTCGAGGTGGTGGCCACGCCCGCGCGCCACGCGTCGGGACGCAAGGGCTTCGACAAGGACGCCACGCTCTGGGCGGGCTACGCGGTGCGCGGGCCCACGCACCGCGCCTACTACTCGGGGGACACTGGCCTGTTCCCCGCGATGAAAGCCATTGGCGAGAAGCTGGGGCCCTTCGACGTGACGATGATTGAGGTGGGCCAGTATCACCAGGCCTGGCCCGACTGGCACATCGGCCCGGAGCAGGCCGTGCGGGCCCATCAGCTCGTCCAGGGCCGCGTCTTCCTGCCGGTGCACTGGGGGCTGCTGGGGCTCGCCGCGCACGGATGGACCGAGCCCATCGAGCGCGCGCTCGCGGCGGCCGACAAGGCGGGCGTGACGGCCATCGCGCCTCGGCCGGGACAGAGTGTGGAGCCCGGCTCACCGCCTCCGCTGGAGCGCTGGTGGCCGAGCCTGCCGTGGCGCACGGGCGAGCAGGACCCCATCGTCTCCTCGCAGATGGAGTGA
- a CDS encoding helix-turn-helix transcriptional regulator, with the protein MFAELNTLLREPVGFDGSCWHGTDPATGLVTSTMAENLDPRGFERAAYLELWAPEPLTFAGVRASGRRVDTMHRASEGQPERSTRFVELLAPAGFCDELRVNFDLPSGCWGAAVFMRAQGREPFRARDLGLVERLAPHIGQMLRRSYLDTIPPGDDAPSPGIAVLGPSGKLLSVDPRGEAILSELAEPLPSPNGIPTGFISVAEHARGAAAAGRPELPSRARVRTHRGQWFTLHASLLEGRADGQVAIVMAPATPSEMLPMALMSLGLTLREQDVAVLVMRGHDTATIAQTLFITPLTVQDHMKAIFTKAGVRSRRAFVARLIGSVQAVGRPPPR; encoded by the coding sequence TTGTTCGCGGAACTCAACACATTGCTCAGGGAGCCGGTGGGCTTCGACGGCAGCTGCTGGCACGGCACGGACCCGGCCACGGGGCTGGTGACGTCCACGATGGCGGAGAACCTGGATCCGCGTGGCTTTGAGCGCGCTGCCTATCTGGAACTCTGGGCGCCCGAGCCGTTGACCTTCGCGGGCGTGCGAGCGTCTGGGCGGCGCGTCGACACGATGCATCGCGCCTCGGAGGGGCAGCCCGAGCGCAGCACGCGGTTCGTGGAGCTGCTGGCGCCCGCTGGGTTCTGCGATGAGCTGCGCGTCAACTTCGACCTCCCCTCGGGCTGCTGGGGGGCCGCGGTCTTCATGCGAGCCCAGGGGCGTGAGCCTTTCCGCGCGCGTGACCTGGGATTGGTGGAGCGACTGGCGCCGCACATCGGGCAGATGTTGCGCCGCTCCTACCTGGACACCATTCCCCCAGGGGACGACGCGCCATCGCCCGGCATCGCGGTCCTCGGCCCTTCGGGAAAGCTGCTGTCCGTGGACCCACGCGGCGAGGCCATCCTGAGCGAACTCGCCGAGCCCCTGCCCTCCCCGAACGGCATCCCCACCGGGTTCATCTCCGTCGCCGAGCATGCCCGAGGCGCCGCGGCGGCGGGCCGTCCGGAGCTTCCGTCCCGGGCCCGCGTCCGCACCCACCGAGGCCAGTGGTTCACGCTGCACGCGTCGCTGTTGGAGGGCCGCGCGGACGGGCAGGTCGCCATCGTGATGGCGCCCGCGACTCCGTCCGAGATGCTGCCCATGGCGTTGATGAGCCTGGGGCTCACCTTGCGCGAACAGGACGTGGCGGTGCTCGTCATGCGCGGACATGACACGGCGACGATTGCGCAGACCCTCTTCATCACCCCGCTCACCGTCCAGGACCACATGAAGGCCATCTTCACCAAGGCCGGGGTGCGCAGCCGCCGGGCCTTCGTCGCCCGACTCATCGGCTCGGTCCAGGCCGTCGGCCGTCCTCCTCCTCGCTGA
- the trxA gene encoding thioredoxin, whose translation MAGQPLELTEENFETVTQGPGLCVVDFWADWCAPCKAFAPVFEAAAQRFPKVTFGKVDTEAQEDLAGQFDIQSIPTLMAFKDGIEVHRASGALSATALETLLAKLESVDVSVQKQRAANRKLTEEGTPPPGVPPEATWDDNEAEWSFGPTDEDGENHGPWRYWRADGTLCNECIMQHGAPHGPFRRFHENGDVSQDGTFHKGALHGPRTWYASDAYTTERMHENGVHEKVRKTVMVYEHGRVTQVLHYDRAGARVVPATGEPYPTRPSHLPEAAELREDLNQWVLVTLNAGGERHGLCRFWDREGQFIWEAEYEDGSRHGRYSSRAEDEYADPRVRFDEGPVAHDYVFGTWSLLDEQRAVVLTRDLGDAQDDDSLAGSRVFSNQVQDAASWREFARQALSERRHREALLAQARASAMDQDVRELKAWIEKLTLPRTPRSALATAESVVENAGQSWAPMADGLVRGGDAATVLRGYAVLLDQQDRPRAALDYVHAAMLLAPERTGYLFTRGLILANLGMAEQMQKDAALLAAAEPKSSEFLATYGRALFPGFTFSAGQEPPRCTFDDVPEGPSQDLKAVQAVVRTYATRLQGLRTEMLRRFKPGARVSWLPPDVSALIPDGPSELVSSEVELGSGDTVEVDETLPFARLGLPDLARHATADWSALTWLLWACGETTVRMPEALRPPKAFGQAAGQASQRLWLCRDQRITGGASARKAGLPTFTFVGVALSELPSNLVGIAEQLYAETQAMFYWLTNADNVSPWQNDLRGS comes from the coding sequence GTGGCAGGACAGCCGCTTGAGCTGACCGAAGAGAACTTCGAAACCGTCACCCAGGGCCCTGGGTTGTGCGTCGTCGACTTCTGGGCGGATTGGTGCGCGCCCTGCAAGGCGTTCGCCCCCGTCTTCGAGGCCGCGGCGCAGCGCTTCCCGAAGGTCACCTTCGGCAAGGTCGACACCGAGGCCCAGGAAGACCTCGCCGGCCAGTTCGACATCCAGTCGATTCCCACGCTGATGGCGTTCAAGGATGGCATCGAGGTGCATCGCGCCTCGGGGGCGCTGTCCGCCACCGCGCTGGAGACGCTGCTCGCGAAGCTGGAGTCGGTGGACGTGAGCGTGCAGAAGCAGCGCGCGGCCAACCGCAAGCTCACCGAGGAGGGCACGCCGCCTCCCGGCGTTCCGCCCGAGGCGACCTGGGACGACAACGAGGCCGAGTGGTCCTTCGGGCCCACGGACGAAGACGGCGAGAACCATGGCCCGTGGCGCTACTGGCGGGCGGACGGCACGCTCTGCAACGAGTGCATCATGCAGCACGGTGCGCCGCATGGGCCGTTCCGGCGCTTCCACGAGAACGGTGACGTGTCCCAGGACGGCACCTTCCACAAGGGCGCGTTGCATGGGCCGCGCACCTGGTACGCCTCGGACGCGTACACCACCGAGCGGATGCACGAGAACGGCGTCCACGAGAAGGTCCGCAAGACGGTGATGGTGTACGAGCACGGCCGCGTCACGCAGGTGCTCCACTATGACCGCGCCGGCGCGCGCGTGGTTCCGGCCACGGGAGAGCCGTACCCCACGCGCCCGTCGCACCTTCCCGAAGCCGCCGAGCTGCGCGAGGACTTGAACCAGTGGGTGCTCGTCACGCTCAACGCGGGCGGTGAGCGCCACGGGCTCTGCCGGTTCTGGGACCGCGAGGGCCAGTTCATCTGGGAGGCCGAGTACGAGGATGGCTCGCGCCATGGCCGGTACTCCTCGCGGGCCGAGGACGAGTACGCGGATCCGCGCGTGCGCTTCGATGAAGGCCCGGTGGCACACGACTACGTCTTCGGGACGTGGTCGCTCCTGGATGAACAGCGGGCGGTGGTGCTCACCCGCGACCTGGGAGACGCACAGGATGACGACTCCCTGGCCGGGTCGCGGGTCTTCTCCAATCAGGTCCAGGACGCGGCGAGCTGGCGCGAGTTCGCGCGGCAGGCGCTGTCCGAGCGTCGCCACCGTGAGGCGTTGTTGGCCCAGGCGCGGGCCAGCGCGATGGACCAGGATGTCCGCGAGCTGAAGGCGTGGATTGAAAAGCTGACCCTGCCGCGCACGCCGCGGAGCGCCCTGGCCACCGCCGAGTCGGTGGTCGAGAACGCGGGGCAGTCCTGGGCGCCCATGGCCGATGGACTCGTTCGCGGCGGTGACGCCGCCACGGTGCTTCGCGGCTACGCGGTGCTGCTGGATCAGCAGGATCGGCCTCGCGCGGCGCTGGACTATGTCCACGCGGCGATGCTCCTGGCACCCGAGCGCACGGGCTACCTGTTCACGCGGGGCCTCATCCTGGCGAACCTCGGGATGGCGGAGCAGATGCAGAAGGACGCCGCGCTGCTCGCGGCCGCGGAGCCGAAGTCGTCGGAGTTCCTGGCCACCTACGGTCGAGCGCTCTTCCCTGGCTTCACGTTCTCGGCCGGGCAGGAGCCGCCGCGCTGCACCTTCGACGACGTGCCGGAGGGACCCTCGCAGGACCTGAAGGCCGTGCAGGCGGTCGTCCGCACCTACGCCACGCGGCTCCAGGGGCTGCGCACCGAGATGCTTCGCCGGTTCAAGCCGGGGGCCCGGGTGTCGTGGCTGCCGCCCGACGTGTCCGCGTTGATTCCGGACGGTCCCTCCGAGCTGGTCTCCTCGGAGGTGGAGCTGGGGAGTGGAGACACCGTCGAGGTCGATGAGACGTTGCCGTTCGCTCGGCTGGGACTGCCGGACCTCGCGCGACATGCCACGGCGGACTGGAGCGCGCTGACGTGGCTGTTGTGGGCCTGCGGCGAGACGACGGTGCGGATGCCGGAGGCGCTGCGGCCGCCCAAGGCGTTTGGACAGGCGGCGGGACAGGCGTCGCAGCGGCTGTGGCTGTGCAGGGATCAGCGCATCACAGGAGGGGCGAGCGCCCGCAAGGCGGGCCTGCCGACCTTCACCTTCGTGGGGGTCGCGCTGTCGGAGCTTCCTTCGAACCTCGTGGGCATCGCCGAGCAGCTCTATGCGGAGACGCAGGCGATGTTCTATTGGCTTACGAACGCGGACAATGTGTCTCCGTGGCAGAACGACCTGAGGGGCAGCTAG
- a CDS encoding FHA domain-containing protein, translated as MNRIRQTIEIAEPLWRALESMSRDLGVEPNALVAQALFQLARQNGYVAPTVVALSGQESAPAPVARAQVTVIPAVGASAAAPAPVGAASGAALGIRVGAEAAREEPAAEAREAVVAKGTAEPAPSAPEGTASAKPEPLSEEAVARVVDRVRELVADVDATAEPVADNSVGEAADAADSESDEDSDDDADDESDEDSDESDDDSEDASDEGSDDDADASDEDSDDDAGAEAADAASVKAGGAKASSTDGDSGAADAEGGEEDSGSSDDDAPLDEEEEDSTGEVDLVAELGLDDGSESPTDARDRARPGSASAARVRPESSKSGAPPSSKAPVRRTSDTTPRVPREDATNIVTAPPSAVEVFVRLATGEPVEVNTGRFTIGRGPQCGLVVKSERVSREHAAVTRDGDDVFIEDLNSSNGTWYKSLRIKRQKVVDGDTFMLGSEAVVFSVRPRDD; from the coding sequence ATGAACCGGATTCGCCAGACCATTGAGATCGCGGAGCCCCTGTGGCGGGCGCTGGAGTCGATGAGTCGCGACCTGGGTGTGGAGCCCAACGCCCTGGTGGCGCAGGCCCTCTTCCAGCTCGCGCGTCAGAATGGCTACGTGGCGCCGACCGTCGTGGCGCTCTCGGGCCAGGAGTCCGCGCCCGCGCCGGTCGCGCGCGCGCAGGTGACGGTCATTCCCGCGGTGGGCGCTTCGGCCGCGGCGCCTGCTCCGGTGGGGGCCGCGTCGGGAGCGGCCTTGGGCATCCGGGTCGGTGCGGAAGCTGCCCGCGAGGAGCCCGCGGCGGAGGCCCGTGAGGCCGTCGTGGCCAAGGGGACCGCCGAGCCCGCGCCGAGCGCGCCCGAGGGCACCGCGTCCGCGAAGCCCGAGCCCCTGTCCGAGGAAGCCGTCGCGCGCGTGGTGGATCGCGTGCGCGAGCTTGTCGCGGACGTCGATGCCACCGCGGAGCCCGTCGCCGACAACTCCGTGGGAGAAGCCGCCGATGCCGCGGACTCCGAGTCGGACGAGGATTCGGATGACGACGCGGACGATGAGTCCGATGAGGACTCGGACGAGTCTGACGATGACTCGGAGGATGCGTCCGATGAAGGTTCGGACGACGACGCGGACGCGTCCGATGAAGATTCGGACGACGACGCGGGTGCCGAGGCTGCGGACGCTGCCTCGGTGAAGGCTGGCGGCGCGAAGGCCTCCAGCACGGATGGGGACTCAGGCGCTGCCGATGCGGAGGGTGGCGAAGAGGACTCTGGTTCGTCGGACGACGATGCGCCCTTGGACGAAGAGGAAGAGGACTCCACCGGCGAGGTGGATCTCGTCGCCGAGCTGGGCCTGGACGATGGCTCGGAGTCCCCGACCGATGCGCGCGACCGTGCGCGACCGGGGTCGGCGAGCGCGGCGCGAGTCCGGCCCGAGTCGTCGAAGTCGGGAGCCCCGCCGTCATCGAAGGCTCCGGTCCGTCGGACCTCGGACACGACTCCGCGCGTGCCCCGCGAGGATGCGACGAACATCGTCACCGCGCCTCCCAGCGCCGTGGAGGTCTTCGTTCGGCTGGCGACCGGAGAGCCCGTCGAAGTGAACACGGGACGCTTCACCATCGGACGTGGGCCGCAGTGCGGTCTCGTCGTGAAGTCCGAGCGTGTCTCGCGCGAGCACGCGGCCGTCACGCGCGATGGGGACGACGTGTTCATCGAGGACCTCAACTCCTCGAATGGCACCTGGTACAAGAGCCTGCGCATCAAGCGTCAGAAGGTCGTGGACGGTGACACGTTCATGCTCGGCAGCGAGGCCGTGGTCTTCTCGGTGCGCCCGAGAGACGACTGA
- a CDS encoding TetR/AcrR family transcriptional regulator has protein sequence MSDKEPSVRERILVAAITCIERDGLDATGIREIAREAQVNSAAINYYFQGKEKLIALALEQTLEQAFGNVLVDFDQLRAKGLGIRAAFEALLDELMMNWTAYPRIAHAHFREALVHQRYEGAVIQRVNAFLAELAPRLAPATPQLSEVELRLALSQLWSSMYLLAMMPRLFDSFVALDFRSDKTRRAWVKQALRGLFTA, from the coding sequence ATGAGCGACAAAGAGCCGAGCGTTCGCGAGCGCATCCTGGTCGCGGCCATCACCTGCATCGAGCGCGACGGCCTGGATGCGACGGGCATCCGGGAGATTGCCCGCGAGGCGCAGGTGAACAGCGCGGCAATCAACTACTACTTCCAGGGCAAGGAGAAGCTCATCGCCCTGGCGCTCGAGCAGACGCTGGAGCAGGCGTTCGGGAACGTCCTCGTGGACTTCGACCAACTGCGCGCCAAGGGGTTGGGGATTCGCGCCGCGTTCGAGGCCCTGCTGGATGAGCTGATGATGAACTGGACGGCGTATCCGCGCATCGCGCACGCGCACTTTCGCGAGGCGCTGGTGCATCAGCGCTACGAGGGGGCCGTCATCCAGCGAGTGAACGCATTCCTCGCGGAGCTGGCGCCTCGACTCGCTCCAGCCACACCGCAGCTGTCGGAAGTCGAGCTGCGCCTGGCGCTCTCTCAGCTCTGGTCGTCCATGTACCTGCTCGCGATGATGCCGCGCCTGTTCGATTCATTCGTCGCGCTCGACTTCCGCTCGGACAAGACCCGGCGAGCCTGGGTGAAGCAGGCCCTGCGGGGCCTGTTCACCGCGTGA
- a CDS encoding CotH kinase family protein, with product MRAVWSWCGVGVLFLAACSGSPQTEDEGGPPPDGMEEPAPSTPTGGETGTELPPAELPPEEPDDNGPSPSTEEPPPDSQSAAPEWPALQTQIETYELRFDKSTWDFINDPAHDHEYAPGHFLARGVDYTVGLRLRGEYAREHPKLSWKVKLPDGSKLDGAKKFNFMAEWLDAGNLSDVFSYEMMTAGGAQAPRARYVMLNVNGKLEGLFTQVEQVDKAFLRSHHIDEDANIYRCGARDCEMTLAPIAHYQDPWSKETNEDQPWDDLHAFLDKLAHTPEHEFEAFARDHLDLDAYLRYLAVGIVIGIHGIDDSGSFLIHDRVKDRWTYAPWDLNNSVLLYWRTERVGASPETTRAIPAYTAYDSRTIRTYEHKQAKYGGAHFPFSVLNQRIWDRPVFRNKVLDYVDQLMATVFTQESASKRIDAQYALVKDQLARDPYVARPQAAYSPEYLKRYVAGRRTYLTKNLPLERHRGEGGVVINSFGALPLAPVGANGEVEGYVELYNRESTPAPVSGLIMTNVIRDQYKYKLPPNLVVPPKGVLRLLADGKSGTNHLPFKLSTKGGELALFDGKTMTGVIDLTYYAPLSPGKSYGRIPDGAETWNWK from the coding sequence ATGCGTGCAGTGTGGTCCTGGTGCGGGGTGGGTGTTCTCTTCCTCGCGGCGTGCTCGGGTTCCCCGCAGACGGAGGACGAGGGCGGTCCTCCTCCGGACGGCATGGAGGAGCCGGCGCCTTCCACCCCTACCGGTGGAGAGACGGGCACGGAGCTTCCTCCCGCCGAGCTTCCTCCCGAGGAGCCGGACGACAACGGCCCCTCGCCCTCCACCGAGGAGCCTCCGCCCGACTCGCAGTCCGCCGCCCCGGAGTGGCCCGCGCTCCAGACGCAGATCGAGACCTACGAGCTGCGCTTCGACAAGTCGACGTGGGACTTCATCAACGACCCCGCGCATGACCACGAGTACGCCCCGGGCCACTTCCTCGCGCGCGGCGTGGACTACACGGTGGGCCTGCGCCTGCGCGGGGAATACGCGCGCGAGCACCCCAAGCTGAGCTGGAAGGTGAAGCTCCCCGACGGCTCCAAGCTCGACGGCGCCAAGAAGTTCAACTTCATGGCCGAGTGGCTCGACGCGGGCAACCTCTCCGATGTCTTCAGCTACGAGATGATGACCGCGGGCGGCGCCCAGGCCCCGCGCGCGCGCTACGTCATGCTCAACGTCAACGGCAAGCTCGAAGGCCTCTTCACGCAGGTGGAGCAGGTGGACAAGGCCTTCCTGCGCAGCCACCACATCGACGAGGACGCGAACATCTACCGCTGCGGCGCGCGAGACTGCGAGATGACGCTCGCGCCCATCGCGCACTACCAGGACCCGTGGTCGAAGGAGACCAATGAGGACCAGCCCTGGGATGACCTGCACGCGTTCCTCGACAAGCTGGCCCACACTCCGGAGCACGAGTTCGAGGCCTTCGCGCGTGACCACCTCGACCTGGACGCGTACCTGCGCTACCTCGCGGTGGGCATCGTCATTGGCATCCACGGCATCGATGACTCGGGCAGCTTCCTCATCCATGACCGCGTGAAGGACCGGTGGACGTATGCGCCCTGGGACCTGAACAACAGCGTGCTCCTGTACTGGCGCACCGAGCGGGTCGGCGCCTCGCCGGAGACGACGCGCGCCATCCCCGCCTATACCGCGTATGACTCGCGGACCATCCGGACCTACGAGCACAAGCAGGCCAAGTACGGCGGCGCCCACTTCCCCTTCAGCGTGCTCAATCAGCGCATCTGGGACCGCCCCGTGTTCCGCAACAAGGTGCTCGACTATGTGGATCAGCTCATGGCCACGGTCTTCACCCAGGAGTCGGCCTCGAAGCGCATCGATGCCCAGTACGCGCTGGTGAAGGATCAGCTCGCGCGCGACCCCTACGTCGCGCGGCCGCAGGCGGCCTACTCGCCCGAGTACCTGAAGCGGTACGTGGCCGGACGTCGCACGTACCTCACCAAGAACCTCCCGCTGGAGCGCCACCGGGGCGAGGGTGGCGTGGTCATCAACTCGTTCGGCGCGCTGCCGCTCGCGCCCGTGGGCGCCAACGGTGAGGTGGAGGGCTACGTGGAGCTGTACAACCGCGAGTCCACGCCCGCGCCGGTGAGCGGCCTCATCATGACCAACGTCATCCGCGACCAGTACAAGTACAAGCTGCCGCCCAACCTGGTGGTGCCGCCCAAGGGCGTGCTCCGGCTCCTGGCGGATGGCAAGTCGGGCACCAACCATCTGCCCTTCAAGCTGTCCACGAAGGGGGGCGAGCTGGCCCTGTTCGATGGCAAGACGATGACGGGCGTGATTGACCTCACGTACTACGCACCGCTGTCGCCCGGGAAGTCATACGGCCGCATCCCCGACGGCGCCGAGACCTGGAACTGGAAGTAG